The nucleotide sequence CGGTGTTGTTGATCTCGATCGTCTTTTGGTTGGAGGCGGTGAGAATATCGCCGGGGTGGAGGGCGCGACCGCTAATCATATTTTCGGTGGCAGCCACAATAAAATGTACTTCCGCGTTCGGTTTGAGGGCGGCGATCGCCCGCGCTGCGCCGAGGGTTGCTGCCGCCCCCCCCATGTCGGTCTTCATCATGCCGATGCTGGCCATCGAGGTTTTGAGGTTGAGACCGCCCGAATCGAACGTGACCCCCTTGCCGATAATGGCCAGTCTGCGCTTGGGCTCTCCGACGGGCCTGTAGGTCAGGTGAATAAATTGGGGGGGAAGGTCTGATGCTTGAGCCACCCCCAAGAACGCCCCCATTCCCAAGGCTTCGCATTCTGCCCAGCCCAGCACTTCCACATCGAGGCCGTACTCTACGGCGATCGCTCGGGCGGCGTCCGCCAGAGCGAGGGGGGTGACAATATTGGCAGGGGCGGCCACTAACTCGCGAGCGAGTATCGTTCCGGCGGCCACTTCGCGCGCCCGAGCCAGAGCCGGTTCGTTGGGTTCGAGTCCTAAGAAAACAGCGGACTCGATGTTGCAGCCATTGCCATTTTCAGTCCCAGATTTGAACCGTACGTCGCGGTGAGCCACCAATAATACGCCTTCTGCCATCGCCTGCAGGCACTCCTCCGCCTCCAGCTCGCTGTCGGGGAAAGCAAAGGCGACCGTCTTGGCTTTGAGACTATTAGCCTTGCGCAGTCCCGCCGCTGCCGCGTTGCGCAGGATTTCAGTGGCGAACTTGTCGGCCTTGCCCAACCCCACCAGCACCACTTTGCGGATGGCGCGCCCGATGCGAGTGGCTGCCGTACTGCCTGCTTTGGCCTTAAATTCGGTTTCTGCCGCCAACTCGGCGATCGCTCCCTCCCAATCCGAAGCATCGATCGCCTCGATTCCAGCGGGCCAAACGATGCCGTCGTCAGTCTGAAAACATCCTAAAATCAGGCAATCCCCAGACCAGCCCGAAATGGGGGTCAATCCCGAACTCAGTTGAAGAGAGGGCATTTGAATCTGCATTGGAAACCTGCGAATGGCGGCAACGATAAAGACTGTCCCTACCCTACTCTACCTTTGGATTTGATGGCATTCGGCTAGGGGGGCGATCCTCGAAAACTCCTGTCAGCTCTGGGAATGCGCTTGCGAACCCAGGCGGTTTCTCCTGCAACGCTCTTCCAAACAGCGGTGCTAGAATCCACTTACTGCTTGCCCCTTCAAACTGCTTGCCCCCTTAAAGCACAACGCCACTCTAAAAGACCCCAACCGACAAGGATAGTGTCGTGGCTGCCCATCCTCCCCAACCTCCCTCCAAGCACAGATACGCCCACAAAATCGATGTCGCGAAGATCTATCCCTGTCCTGTTTGTCAAAAAGGACAGATTCGCCCCATTACCTTGATGGATGCATTGGGCTGTAGCCACTGCCAGCAAATTTTTGCCACCACCTCCGATGGCATGGAAATCGAGCATCTCGCCATGTCTTATGCCACCCGTAAAAGTTGGTACTGGGAAGGCCAGCGCTGGGTTTCTACCTACGAGCGCGATCGCACTCAAGTGGTGCTCTCCCGAGGGGCAGTGTTCTGCACGATTGGGCTAGCAGCGGGGGCTATTTTAGCCGGACTATTTGGCTTTCCGTTACGGTGGATCTTTATTTTGGCAGTCACCTCGGTCTTTGCCCTGTGGTTGATTTTGGTGGCACTGCCCAACCGCTGAGCGACAGCATTCGGCCCGAGAGAAGCCCCATTGGCAGCCCCAAGCAAACTTTCAGATCCTTCCTTTTCCTCGAAGGGCGCGCTAGTCTACTGCTGAGAGGCAACTGTTCGCCCACATTTCTCCTAAGCCTGCAACAGTTGCCCGTGCTATAGTCCGGCACTCATGAGAATTCTGCAGTGAACCACTACGATCTAACGACTGTGCTGCGTCAGGTGTGGCGCGTTCGATCGCAACTCAGCCAACTGTCGGGGGCAACCAAAAACCGCGCCCTAGAGGCGATGGCTACTGCTCTGCAAGAGCGTGCCGACAGCATCTTAGAAGCCAATACCGTCGATCTCGAAAATGTGCGGGGACAAAAACAGCCCCAGTGGATGCTGGAGGGGATGAAGCTCACTCCCGAACGCTTGAAATTGGCCGCTCTGCAATTGTCAGCTTTAGCGGGTTTGCCCGATCCGGTGGGGACACTGGACGGCCATTGGAACTACGACAGCGGGGCCTCGCTGGCCTGCTATCGGGTGCCGCTCGGGACACTGGGTTTGGTCTACGAGGTGTATCCCGAAATTCAAATGGGCGGTATTGGCATGGCCCTCAAATCGGGCAACGGCCTTGCTGTGGCAGGCAGTCCCCCTCTGGCTGCGACTCAGGCTGCGATCGCGTCATTGTTGAGTGTGGCGGCTTACGAGGCGGGCATTCCTGAAGGGGCGATTCAAACTATTCCTGCCGATCGCTCGGAAAACTTGCAGGCTCTGTTGAGACAGCAGCATTTTGTCGATGCTTTGTTGGTGTGTGGCCGGAGCAGTTGGGTGGAGCGCATGCAGGAGGAGAGTGCAGTGCCGACGATTGCCGCACAGTTTGGGCAGGGATATGTGTACATTGCGGCCAGTGCCAGTTGGGAGCAGGTGCAATCTACGCTGGTGGAGGGGTGTTTTGGGGCTGGCAGCCAGTCGGGCGATCGCCATCAGCCTTTCCAACGACCGATGTTGGGAATTCTGATGCACGAGGCTTGGGCGGAACGATATTTAGAAAAGTTTTTGGTGGCGTTAGAAAACTACCTGTTAGTGGCAGATGCCCGCTCGCGAGCTCTGATACCGGAGTTGCCCCCTCTGCCGGCGGGAGATGAGTTGCCCAGCGATCGCCATCTCCTGCCGTTAAGAATTGTGGCCAATTTGCCGGAGGCGACTGACTGGCTCGACAAACACAGTTACGGTCAGCTAGAGGCGATCGTGACTGATTCTGCTGGCGATATCGAGCAGTTTTCTCGCTCGGTAGAGGCTAGTATTCTCTATGTCAACAGCTATCCCAATCTGGGCGACCCCACCAATAGCCAACTGGGTGCTTTCCTCGGCATTGCCACTTCCAAGCTGCCTGCTCGCGGCCCAATTAGTCTCAAGAGCCTGACGACAGTAAAATATATTTCTTGGGATAAAGCTCAATCAGGGTTCTAGCCGAGGGATCGTTGTTAACATCTACACTAAATTTTGGCACGGTCTGCCCAGGTCAAACAGAGATTCACGAAGCTATTCGGAATTTTATGTCAAGCCTTCTACCTCTACTGGTAGAAAGCAAACACGAGCAGACGCAAGTAATATGCTCTATACTTTTGAGCAGAGTTAGTCAATGTATATTCTGTGAGCATCAGAGAACTTTTAGCTAGGATACGCAACAAATTATTTGGAGTGAATGCGATCGCAGACGGTATGAAGGCGATAGAAACTGCAGTGGGGGATTTACGAATAGAAATCAAGGATACCTTGAAAAAAGTTAACTTAAATGTATCCGATCTTTCTCCACAAGGAGAGTTTGTCCCACCAGGTCATTTTTATTCTTGCATTCCGTCAAAAGAGAATATAGATCGCATTCGTTCTATTGAATGGCATCCCGAGGCATTGCCTGGAATTGAAATTGACTCAGATGCTCAGTTCGAGCTTTTAAAACAATTTCAAGCTTATTATAAAGACATCCCATTTACACCTCAAAAACAGACACAACTTCGTTATTTTTACGAAAACCCTGCCTATTCCTATACTGATGCCATCTTCCTCCACTGTTGGCTGCGTCACCTGAAGCCCAAACGGGTCATTGAGATTGGTTCAGGCTATTCATCCTGTGTCACATTAGATACGAGCGAAAAATTTTTCGATAGCGCAATTGACTGTACCTTTATTGAGCCCTACGCCGATCTGCTAAAATCTCTAATTAAGCCAGAGGATTGCGATCGTATTCATATCATTGAAACAGCCCTACAGGATGTCGATCTGTCGATCTTTAACGCTCTCGAAGCCAATGACATTTTGTTTATTGATTCTACTCATGTCAGCAAGGTAGGTAGTGATGTTAACCAGCTCATTTTTGAAATTCTACCTCGATTAAATCCTGGTGTTTTGATTCACATGCACGATATTTTCTATCCTTTTGAATACCCGTTGTCTTGGCTGGAAGAAGGGCGAGCTTGGAACGAACAATATATTCTTCGGGCTTTCTTGCAGTTTAACAATCACTTCCGAATCCGACTACTTTCAACCTATGTTATTCGTCAGTTCCAAAATTGGTTTGGAGAACACATGTCCGATTGTTTAAAAAACCCTGGCGGATCGATTTGGATTGAGAAGACTGAATAATGAACTTTGCGCTAAAATCTTCATATTGTAATGCTTATATGAGTCTCTTATGCTATTGCAGTTGGCCTCATCTTTCGATAACTAAGATAGCAGAAAGTGCCTACGAGAGACTGGAAATCGAGATAGATGATTCCAAAAAGCTCTAGGGCACCTCGAAAAATAGGGATCGCCTCAAAATTGGCAACGAGATTTCAAGGGTTTCAGCCTCCAAGCGGGAGAGAACAAGCAATTAATCGAGGTGCCCTCCATTCTTAATTCTTATGTTTTGTTTTGCTTCTTTAGCGATCTCTGCTAACCCGTTTTTGCGAAAATTCTGCATAAGCTTCCAACACAGAATTGGCTATGTCAAACATTCGTATAGAACCTTTGTCTAACCAAAGAATGTGAGTGGCTATCTTGCGCAGAAAATCATTTGAGTGAGATACAATTGCTACCAGGCTACTAGATTCCATCATGTCTGAAATTCGCCGCTCGCATTTGAGGCGGAATGAGCTATCGCCTACGCTCAAAACCTCGTCTAGAAATAAAATATCTCGTTCGATAGAGGTGGCAACTGCAAAACTTAGCCGCGATCGCATTCCAGAAGAGTAGGTGCGCATTGGTCGATCTATGTAGTCTGCTAGTTCGGAAAAAGCAATGATACGATCCATCTGTAGTAAGATTTCTTGGCGCGTCAAACCCAGCAATATCCCACTCAAAATAATATTGTCTCGCCCAGATAAATCTCGATTAATGCCAGCCCCTAAAGAGAGTAAAGCTCCGACTGTTCCTCGAACAGTTACTTGACCTTCGTCTGGCAATAAAATTCCTGACAAAACTGAACATAGAGTGCTTTTACCAGCACCATTCATACCAATAACACCAATAATTTGTCCGCGATGCCACTTTAAACTCACATGTCTTAGTGCCCAAAATCCATCGCCCTCGAACCGGGCGTCCGAATTAGGCATGTTGGCTCGCTTTCCTGCCGCCAATTTTGCCTGTAAAGAGGTACGATAGCGCAGCCCTAAGTCATTAGCCTCAATCAAAGGTAGATCTTCTGTAGGATTGAGGATAGAAGCTGGTAGGTGTTTCGAGGTGTTGTTCATTAGAAATGTTTGATCAGACGACGATTGTAATGTCGATAAACGCTTCCCCCCACAAGCAAAGTCAAGAGACTCACAACACTTAAGGTCAGCCAATGGGATAGTGGAATCCATTGGGGAGAATACAAGACACTTCTGAATCCTTCAAACACTAGTGCAAGTGGGTTGAGTAAAAAGATTCGGTGCGGCCAGCTCCCTTCACCAAATCGCTGAACAATTAAATCCGTACCATACATACCTGGGCTCAGAAACCATACAATCCGAATAAAATGATTGATGTATTGACTTAGATCTATGGCAAAGACACCCATCGTGGAACATAACAACACAGATCCTAGAGTGAGTATTGTTGTAAAGCCGATCAGAGGAATGACCTGAATTAATTCGATTCCGAGAGGCTGTCCAATAGCCAAAGCAACTGCAATCAAGGTTAGTATTCCGGCAATAAAAAATACAAGCTGTTCCAAGACTAGTGTGCAGGGCAAGACCCAAGTAGGAAATGGAAAGGCTTTGATCAAAG is from Synechococcus sp. PCC 7336 and encodes:
- a CDS encoding leucyl aminopeptidase, coding for MPSLQLSSGLTPISGWSGDCLILGCFQTDDGIVWPAGIEAIDASDWEGAIAELAAETEFKAKAGSTAATRIGRAIRKVVLVGLGKADKFATEILRNAAAAGLRKANSLKAKTVAFAFPDSELEAEECLQAMAEGVLLVAHRDVRFKSGTENGNGCNIESAVFLGLEPNEPALARAREVAAGTILARELVAAPANIVTPLALADAARAIAVEYGLDVEVLGWAECEALGMGAFLGVAQASDLPPQFIHLTYRPVGEPKRRLAIIGKGVTFDSGGLNLKTSMASIGMMKTDMGGAAATLGAARAIAALKPNAEVHFIVAATENMISGRALHPGDILTASNQKTIEINNTDAEGRLTLADALVFADKLELDAIVDLATLTGAIMVALGKRISGLFTPDEALAAELKAAAERSGEQIWQMPLEDSYAESLSSVVADMKNTGSRDGGSISAALFLQRFVDKTPWAHLDIAGTVWTDKDYSYHNKGATGYGVRTLVEWVLA
- a CDS encoding aldehyde dehydrogenase family protein, whose translation is MNHYDLTTVLRQVWRVRSQLSQLSGATKNRALEAMATALQERADSILEANTVDLENVRGQKQPQWMLEGMKLTPERLKLAALQLSALAGLPDPVGTLDGHWNYDSGASLACYRVPLGTLGLVYEVYPEIQMGGIGMALKSGNGLAVAGSPPLAATQAAIASLLSVAAYEAGIPEGAIQTIPADRSENLQALLRQQHFVDALLVCGRSSWVERMQEESAVPTIAAQFGQGYVYIAASASWEQVQSTLVEGCFGAGSQSGDRHQPFQRPMLGILMHEAWAERYLEKFLVALENYLLVADARSRALIPELPPLPAGDELPSDRHLLPLRIVANLPEATDWLDKHSYGQLEAIVTDSAGDIEQFSRSVEASILYVNSYPNLGDPTNSQLGAFLGIATSKLPARGPISLKSLTTVKYISWDKAQSGF
- a CDS encoding class I SAM-dependent methyltransferase codes for the protein MSIRELLARIRNKLFGVNAIADGMKAIETAVGDLRIEIKDTLKKVNLNVSDLSPQGEFVPPGHFYSCIPSKENIDRIRSIEWHPEALPGIEIDSDAQFELLKQFQAYYKDIPFTPQKQTQLRYFYENPAYSYTDAIFLHCWLRHLKPKRVIEIGSGYSSCVTLDTSEKFFDSAIDCTFIEPYADLLKSLIKPEDCDRIHIIETALQDVDLSIFNALEANDILFIDSTHVSKVGSDVNQLIFEILPRLNPGVLIHMHDIFYPFEYPLSWLEEGRAWNEQYILRAFLQFNNHFRIRLLSTYVIRQFQNWFGEHMSDCLKNPGGSIWIEKTE
- a CDS encoding ABC transporter ATP-binding protein, whose product is MNNTSKHLPASILNPTEDLPLIEANDLGLRYRTSLQAKLAAGKRANMPNSDARFEGDGFWALRHVSLKWHRGQIIGVIGMNGAGKSTLCSVLSGILLPDEGQVTVRGTVGALLSLGAGINRDLSGRDNIILSGILLGLTRQEILLQMDRIIAFSELADYIDRPMRTYSSGMRSRLSFAVATSIERDILFLDEVLSVGDSSFRLKCERRISDMMESSSLVAIVSHSNDFLRKIATHILWLDKGSIRMFDIANSVLEAYAEFSQKRVSRDR
- a CDS encoding ABC transporter permease, whose product is MANTSQSINRPSLEAPSSSKGIRKGLRANVRLITELTRFELILNLTRSRFGWSWWFIDPLVMIGVFGIFKRIVLGADRYQPYFLFIGCALLSWKFFSTALARSAMLLRAREPLIKAFPFPTWVLPCTLVLEQLVFFIAGILTLIAVALAIGQPLGIELIQVIPLIGFTTILTLGSVLLCSTMGVFAIDLSQYINHFIRIVWFLSPGMYGTDLIVQRFGEGSWPHRIFLLNPLALVFEGFRSVLYSPQWIPLSHWLTLSVVSLLTLLVGGSVYRHYNRRLIKHF